The sequence CCGACGATATTATCGTGCATTTGCACCATGGCCTTCCACCAGTAAGTTTTGATGTTGTTCTTTAGTTCGGCCCCATTTTGCCCGTAATCGTAAACGGCGCTCAGGCCGTCGTAAATTTCGCTCGATGGAAAAACAAAGCCATACTCCTTGGCATGGGCGATAACATTTTTAAACAGTTCGTCGGTATTTGTACTCATAACGTTGCAAAGATAGTTTTTAGTCCGGAAGTCCGAAAGACCGTAAGTGGTTAATGTCGATTATTTTAGTAGGATTTTTTAGAATGCGCGGATGAATGTCTGAAACAGAATTAAAGAATGAACAGAATTCTGGAAATTCTAAAATTCGGTGAATTCGGGTTCAGACAAAATGACCCAATGACAGCGAAGCGAATGACTAATGACCGAACCTCACGATCTGGAAAAACAAGATCATGCGGTAAAACTGTATGAACGAGAAAAAGCTGCCTGCTATCAGCAAGGCTACAACAATGCTCCAGATAAGATGTGGCTTGTAAAAGCGATTAATGGCAACAGCGGCGTATATACCAACACAAGCCGTGGTTAGCAAGCTGGAAATATTATCAAAATCGGCCGAGTAGCTTATGCGGGTAATGGCATAAAACGGTAGGGTAACAAAATAAAAACTGGCCAGCGCCAATAATAGTATAAAGGCGCAAAAGTGAGTGGCAAAGGTTAAATGTTCCACAAAATATTGCTTCTTCTTAAAAAAGAAAAGGGCAAATATTCCCCCGTATAAAGGGATAAACAGGAAGATCATTTCCTTTGACAATACTTTTATCTTCTCGTTAAAAAGCTGAGTGTATTCGGCTAAAGTGAGATGTTTTTCGGCAAGTAACCCGCCGATTATTTGTTTGGTGTTGTAATTGGTAAAAGGAGTGAAAGTAATATAGTTATAAAGGCTAAGGCTGTACATATTGTGAAAGGCCAATACAAAAAACAGCAAATTCACCACCAAAAAAAACTGGATGGGGCGCATAAAATACACTCGTCGCCCATGGGTGTATTCTAAACTTAGCTGGCCCGGTTTAGTAATAAGCATTTTTACCGTACGGAAAAACTTATTATCAAAGTGCATAAAGCCCTCAAACAATTCTTCGGCAAATTCTTTAAGCGATAATTGCTTCGGATCGAACGATTTTTCGCCGCAGCTTGGGCAAAATTTTTCGGGGTGGCTGTTACCACAGGTTTTACACTCCATTATTTAATGCTGATCAGTTTTAGTTGCTGCAATATAATTAATTGCGGTGAAAAATGCGATGATGGCAATTTAACCACAGAGGTCACAGAGGAAGAAACCACAGAGGACACGGAGCTTTTATAGTTCAATAAACTTGCTCTTTGTGTCAATTTGTGAAAGGTCTCTGTGTTCTCTGTGCAAACCTCCGTGTCCTCTGTGGTTAGATCTTCACAACACCTCTTAACTTTCTCACATCTCATATCTCATATCTCGCATCTAACATCTAAATTTGAGGCCATGAGCATCAGCGTACAGGGATTAACCAAAGTATACGGCAGCCAGAAGGCGGTTGATAACATCAGCTTTACGGCGCAGCCTGGCGTATTGGGCTTTTTGGGGCCTAACGGCGCGGGCAAATCCACCACCATGAAAATGCTGACGGGCTTTGTACCGCAAACGTCGGGTACGGCTACGGTTGCGGGGTTTGATATCAATACCCAGTCGCTGGAGGTGCGCAGCCGCATCGGGTACCTGCCCGAGAACAATCCGCTGTACCTGGATATGTACGTAAAGGAATCGCTGGCATTTATTGCCGGCATCCATGGCATGAAGGAACCTGCCCTACGCATTGCCGAAGTAATTGAACTGACCGGCCTGCAGCCCGAGCAGCATAAAAAGATAGGGCAGCTATCGCGCGGGTACCGCCAAAGGGTAGGCCTGGCGCAGGCCATCCTGCATAATCCCGAAGTACTGATACTGGATGAACCTACATCCGGTCTCGACCCGAACCAGTTGATCGGCATCCGCCAGCTGATCCGTGATTTGGGTAAAACTAAAACCATCATCCTGAGCACCCACATTATGCAGGAGGTAGAAGCGGTTTGTAACCAGGTGATCATTATTAACAAAGGCAAAATAGTAGCCGATGATACGCTTAAAGGATTAACCGATGTGCACAAGGGCCAATCGTTAGAGCAGATTTTTATCAGCCTTACTAATAATTAAGGGATAATAAAATGTTACTTTTAGGGTTGTATTTATTCACAACCGCCTACAATGAAAAAAAGCCTTACCCTGTTTTTATTACTGGCCGCATTGGCTATTACCGCTAACGCCCAAAAAAAGCCGGCTGGCAATTTTTTTAACCTTGCCATACAAGGCGCTATGCCTGTTAGTAACAACGAGTACAATTTTGGTATCGGTATATCCGGTCAGTTCGAGATCCCGGTATCAACAGATGTCCATTTTACAGCTGGGGCAGGATATATCAGTTTGCAAATAAAAGATAGTTTTAAAAAAATACTCTCCGCCGCGGGCGATAACTCCTCGTCGCATGGTTTTATCCCGGTGCAAATCGGTATCAAATATTTTTTATCACAGCAATTTTATGCCGCGGCACAAACCGGCGCGGTACTTGGCAGTAAAAGCGGTACGGGCACGGCCTTTATCTATAGCCCCGGCCTTGGCTGCGTGATACCTGTACAAAACGGCAATGCCTTTGATATTGGTGTACGGTACGAGGGCTGGGCTCAAAGCAATAGCCTTAACTTTATTGGGGTGCATGCCGCTTTTAAATTCGGTTTGTAATATTTTAATTGAAAGAAGACTTTTAAACGGAATAGGGTTTGGAGGCCACCTCTTGTTTATGCAATAAACTGTATTTTTAACCTCATCAATTATCAATACCCGTATATGAAAAAAATAATACTCTCGTTAATGCTGCTGGCGGGCGTTGGCCTAACGGTAAAAGCCCAGGAGTTCCCGCGTACCGCTTTCAGCATAGGCCCCGAACTGGGTTTCCCGTCTAATAGCGTTTACAATATTGGTTACGGCGCATCGGCTAAAATTGAATTTCCGGTTGTGGGCAAGCTTGGCCTTTCATTAACCGGCGGATATAGCCGTTTTCACTATAAAAGCTCGCTTACCGGTGCTTTCGGCGCGCAGGCGCCAAGTTCGTTTATCCCGCTAAAGGCAGGTGTGCGCTATGGCGTTAGCACTGGTCTTTACCTGGAGGCTGAGGGAGGTAATGTCATCGAAACCACCAGCAATTTCACCAACAATAGCCGCAATATGTTCGCGTTTTCTATTGGCCCGGGCTTCCTTTTCCGGATCAGCGAGAAACAAAATATCGATTTGGGTATCCGGTACGAGCAGTGGTCTAAAAACGTGCTGAAACAAACCGCGCTAAGGGTAGCCTACCGCATAGGCTGGTAGATATAAATATATTTAACCAGGCCATGTTGCATCAAATTTTAAAGCAAGCGCTATTTATATCCGGTATTACGCTGCCCTTGTGGCTCGTTTTCAGGATTGTAGTGAACAGCTATAAAAAGCGGCAGGGCACCGGGCTTTTGTGGGGACAGGAGTTAAAGCAATTTGTGCTTTACGTGTATATCATCTGCGTTTTAATGATCACCGTGATGCCCCTGCCAATGACCAGGCACCACGGGCCTAAGCGCGGCCATATCAATATTTTACCAATAGCAAATACGGCCAAACAATTTAACGCGGTGTTAGCCCGCGGCACCCACGGAATGATGGTACACGCGCTGGAGAACATTGTAGGGAACGTGATCTTATTTTTGCCCTTAGGCATTTGCCTGCCTATGTTGTGGCCGCAGTATTTTAACTTTAAAAGGGTTTTGCTTACCGCCTTCCTGTTCTCGCTGACTATCGAACTAACGCAACTGTTTTCGCGGCAATTTGGGATATACCGATCGGTTGATGTAGATGATGTGATATTAAATACCTGCGGCGCCATTTTAGGTTTTGCTACCATCGGGCGGCTGTTCAGGCAAAAGCGCGTGCTTAACCAAGTTTAGATAAATAACAGATAATGTCAGCCAAAGATCACATTCAGGCCGATCATTAGTTAGCAGGCATCCGGGCAATCATTTTTTGCGTTTGTAAGGATATACAGGTAAAAACGTCTAACAAAAAACACAATACATTTTATAAGGACTATATGAAGAAGAACATTTTTTATTTGATACTGCTGTTCACCATCAGTTGCGCCACAGTCTTCGCACAGGATCACGACATCAGCGGCAGCAAAAGTTTTAAGGAGATGAATAGCCATAAGGCCACGGCATCTAAAACAAAAAAGCTGGATACAGCTACCTTTGCCACCGGCTGCTTCTGGTGTACTGAAGCCAAGTTTCAGCAATTGAAGGGCGTTAAAACAGTAACCTCGGGCTTTACCGGCGGGCATGTTAAAAACCCTACCTACGAACAGGTTTGCACCGGCGAGACCGGCCATGCCGAAGCTTGTAACATTGTTTATGATCCGGCGGTGATCAGTTATGATGAACTGCTGGCCGCCTTTTTTACCGCGCACGACCCAACCCAGCTTAACCGCCAGGGCAATGATGAAGGCACGCAATACCGCTCGGATATATTTTACCACAATGCCGATCAGAAAAGCAAAGCTCAATATTATATTGCCAAGCTGAACGAAGAAAAGGTGTACAAGGATAAGATAGTTACCCGTGTTGATCCCTACACCGCGTTTTACAAAGCCGAGGGCTATCACCAGGATTATTTTAACCGCAACCCTAACCAGGCCTATTGTAAATATGTGATACAGCCCGCGCTGGAAAAATTTAAGGCCGTATTTAAAGACAAAATGAAAAAATGAAAAGGATAGTAGTTTTAATAGCATTGTTTTGCGCCGTGAGTGGCGCTTATGCGCAAAATATTAAAAACGATAAGGCGCACGCCAACAACCCTTATTACAGTAACACGGACACAAAAAAGCTGCACGTAAGTAATGCCGAGTGGAAGAAGATCCTCCCGCCCGCGTTGTATGCTACAGCCCGCGAAGCCGATACCGAGCGCCCCTTTACCGGTAAGTACTGGAACGCCAATGCAAAGGGTACCTACTATTGCGCGGTGTGCGGTAACCTTTTGTTCCGTAGCACGGCTAAGTTTGCCAGCGATTGCGGCTGGCCCAGCTTTTTTGAAACGCAAAATAAAAACGCGGTGATCTATCGCGAAGATCATTCGGTGGGAATGGATCGTACCGAGGTGCTTTGCGCCCGCTGCGAATCGCACCTGGGGCATATTTTTGACGACGGCCCGCCACCTACCGGCAAGCGCTTCTGCATGAACTCGGTTTCGCTTGATTTTTTGCCGGATGAGTTGAAGAAGAAGTAGTAACACGCACTTTCAATAGCTATATAAGGACTTACGAAGTTTTTAAAACTTCGTAAGTCTTTTTTGTTTATAACGATGTCATTGCGAGGAGCGGCGCGGGTATGTGAAGCGGGGCGACGCGGCAATCTCGTCGCTTTGCTCTGCTTACTACGAGATTGCCGCGCTATCGCTCGCAATGACAAGTTGTGTAATTATTCTGTTCAAGCACACTTTCATCACATTTTTCAACCCTTTAGTCACATTTATTTTCCTGCCGGCTACAGCTGCCGTATGCTTGTATCATAATTAAAAAACGAGATATGAAATACAGCAGAATAGAGTTTGGCATCGCTACCTTTTTGTTCGTAATGTTCCTTTTTGCCAGCATTGGCGGAGGCAGGTTTCCCGGGGGCTGGGGATTTGGCTATATGTTAATGACAACCTCGGCCTACGTGGGCTTCCTGTTACTTAATTATTATGTAGTGCCAACGTTTTGGTTCAAAAAGCGCTACTTCGAGGCAGTGGGCTTAACGCTGTCGGTATACACCATGGTCGGGTTGTGCAACACGGTGCTCTTTAGTTATACCCGCTCGTGGATGTACGATAGGGTCTCGCTTTTCCAGGCTAATCTTTCTTTTTTAAGTTATGGTTTTTCTGTAGCGGGCTTGTTTATGCTTATTTACGCTTTATATGTGCTCGTCAGGGAAATTATCTTTTACCAGTATAAACTGGCACAGGTAAAGCAAAGCCTGCCGTCGCGTATCACCCGCGAGATTGTACTCGTTTTTAGCATATGGTTGGCTATACTGTTACCTATGCTGGTGCTTCGGGGAACTGGGCTGATGCGTGATATTGGTCCTTTCTACTTTTTTACATTCCCTTATTGCTGCATCATTTATTTCCTCAATTTATACTGGCTTATCCCCGGTTATAAAAATAACCCAGAAAACACTGGCCTGAAATACTTCTTTAGTATACTGGGAATAGCAATAGCGGTGGGTCTTATACAAGTCGCCTTGCTATTGCAAATGCGTTACTCGTTAACAGGCATAATTATATTATTCTGGCTGATACCTACGGCTATCTCTGTTGCCGCATCATGGTGGATATACTGGCGCAACCAGGAAACGTTCAGGCAGTTAACTACATTGCAAACAGCTTTGGGCAATACCAGCGCCAACCTGCAATACCTGCGCTCGCAGATCAACCCGCACTTTTTGTTTAACGCGCTGAATACCCTTTATGGCACCGCCCTGATGGAAAAGGCTGATAAAACCGGCGAGGGCATCCAGAAGCTGGGCGATATGATGCGCTTTATGCTGCACGAAAATCACCAGGATAAAATTGCCCTTAATCGGGAGCTGGAGTACCTGCACAACTATATCGACCTGCAAAATATGCGGCTGGCGCTATCGCCCGATATGGAGATCGATATCCAGATAGATGAAATGGATGGTTATTACGAAATAGCCCCCATGCTGCTGATCCCTTTTATAGAGAACGCCTACAAACATGGCATTAGCCTGCAAAGCAAATCGTGGATAAACGCCAGCCTTTACAAGCAGGGTGATGTACTACACCTGGATGTGCACAACAGCATCCACCCTGTTTATATGAACGACCCCGAGCGCGATCAATCGGGCACCGGCTTAGCTAATGTGCGCCAACGGCTGGAACTCGTTTATCCCCGCCGGCACGAACTGGTGGTACGACAAAACGCCAAAGAGTTCTTCGTTCACCTATCCATCACTTTAAATACTATAAAACCATAATAAAATGAAAAATCTTTATGTAACCCTTTTATTGGCGCTGGTTTTTTCCGGCAGCCACGGGCAAAGCTTTACCCTTAAAGGCCACGTTACCATGGCCGATAGCCTCATTATTATATTCACCAATGGCATTGGTAAAATAGATACAATACAGCCTAAGGCGGGCTATTTTGAAGCGCACGGTACTATCGAACACCCTGATATGTACACCATGTTATTCCAAAACAAACACAACATGCGCCAGTATGTAAAAGAGGATATGTTTATAGAGGGCGGAAACATTACCGTTGAGTGCGATTTTAAAAAGAAGATGCTGAACTATAAATTGGAAAATGATAAAACCGATAAGGCATACATTGAATATTGGAAGCGTTTTAGTCCGCTGGTGCGGGTGGCGCGTATGACGATCGACTCATCGTACCTGCCCGGCAAAACAGCCGACGAAAAGAAGACTTACGCTGCCGTTTACAAGCGTGTTTGCGAAGTAGAAAATGATGTAGCCCGGCAATTTGTAAAAGAGAATACCAATAACATATTAGGTGCCTTTGTTTGCAGTAGCAGTTTGCGCAGCCTGCCGGTTGATGAACTGGAAGCCATTTATAACCGCTTCGATCCGCTGATGAAAAACACCCGGTTCCTTAAAGCTGTCGCCGATAAAATTAAAGGTACCCGCGCGGCTGTTACGGGTAACCAGGCCCCGCTGTTCACGCAAAACGGCGTTGATGGTAAGCCGCTTTCACTGGCCAATTATAAAGGTAAATATGTACTGGTTGATTTCTGGGCATCATGGTGCGGCCCCTGCCGTGCCGAGAACCCTAACCTGGTAGCTGCTTACGCGCAGTATAAAAATAAAAACTTCAGCATCCTTGGCGTATCGCTTGACGAGGATAAGAAGGCATGGATGAAAGCTATTAAAGATGATAAACTAACCTGGGACCATGTAAGCGACCTGAAGGGCTGGCAAAATGAGGCGGTAAAAATGTATGCCGTAGGCGCCGTACCCCAAAACTTTTTGATAGATCCACAAGGCAAGATCATCGCCCAAAACCTGCGCGGCGAAGAGTTAAAGGCCACTTTGGAGAAATTGGTAAAGTAACAGATCATAAATACGATGTCATTGCGAGGAGCAGTATGGGCTTTTTGTGTAGGGGGCGACGTGGCAATCTCGTCGTTCTGCCCTGCGGGCGACGGGATTGCCGCAATGACAAATTGACTATCATCACATGAAAAAAATAATCATCATCCTAACCATCATCATCACCGCGCTGCAAAGTTTCGCCCAGTTTAAAATAAGCGGGCGGGTAATGCATCCCACCAAAGGCGATAGCCTAACCCTGAACCTGCCATTTGTATACGGCTTTTACCACGAGGATAATATTAGTATCCCGGTAGATAAAAGCGGTCGCTTCAGCATCAACATCCCGGTAAAAGGGCAAAAATTTGGTACAATTAGCTGGCAGGGTGCAAGCAGCACAGTATTGCTTACCCCTGGGAGGCAGTTAACCTTATTGCTGGATACCGGAGGGAAATTCAAAACTTTTGGTGGGACGGCAGGCGGGGAGAACCGGCTGCTTAACGCGACCAAACTGGCCGAAGTTTCATTCATTACCAAGGGTTCACGACAAACCAGTCCGTATGCTAAGCTAAGCAATGTCGAAATAAAAGAGCAGGTGGTAAAACCATGGCTGGCCCTGCGCGATGAGCATTTGCAAATGGTGCAGGCAGCTAAACTATCGGCGCATGATAAAGCGTTGATCGCATCGGAAATAAAATACCACACCCTGGTTGAGCTGGATTACTTTGCCCGCGGCATTATGAACACGCCAAAGCAGCAGGTGGCCGATCTGTTGCTGGATATTTTTGATGGCGTTAAGCCCGAACCGGAAGTGTTCCCCGCGGGGCCGCAATATTACCTGTATGCCGGGGCTTATTTAAGCTATATGGAAACTAAGGTGTTCAGCCAGCATTCGCCAAATGATGAACAGGGTAAGCGGGCTTTTTTAGATCTGTACAAGATCAGCCTCGACAGCGCCACCGCGCTGGTGAAGCAGAACGGCAAGCCCTACATTAAATGGTATCTGCTGAAGGAATATTTTAGCCGCAAGGTGGCCGAACAGTATTTGGCGCAGGCCATCTACACCCAATGGCACGATAAGGACCTGAGCCATGTGGAACCCATGATGCGCGACATGCAGGCTTATTTTCCTGCCAGCAAATACCTGCCGGTATTACATAAAAAGGTAGATGCGCTTAACATCGCCCTAAAGCAAAACGAACTGAATAAGCAGATACAGGTATTTGCCGGCTATGAAAAGGTGAACTCTGTTTATGATGTGATCAGCACGTTGAAAGGTAAGGTGGTTTACCTTGATATTTGGGGTACCTGGTGCCCGGCCTGTAAGGATGACCTGAAGTATGTACCGAAGCTGAAGGCGCGTTTTAAGGATAAGAATGTGGTGTTTGTTTATTTAGATATGGACGATGACGTTAAGGATGCACAGTGGAAGACGTTTATTAAGGTAAATGGCCTTACCGGCATCCACCTGCGTAAGAATAAAGAGGACATCCAAAAGTTTTGGGACGAGTTGATCATTGATAAAAAGAAACAGAGTTTGTATCCCACCTGCTTTATCTTTGATAAAAATGGTAAGTTAGTGCAGCCCGAGGCATTGCGCCCGCCCGATGAGGCGGCCCTGTACGCCCAAATAGAAAAGTACCTGTAAGCCATGATAAAAGCCATAGCTGTTGACGATGAACCCTTAGCGCTGGAGGTGATCCGCTCGCATGCGGCGAGGGTGCCCTTTTTACAGGTAGACGCCTATTTTACCAACGCTTTCGAGGCCATCGACTACATGGCGAAGCATACCGCCGACCTATTGTTCCTGGACATCAAAATGCCCGATATCTCCGGCCTGGAACTGGCCGAGGGCCTGCAGCATAAGCCGCTTATCATCTTCACAACAGCCTATGCCGAGCATGCGGTAACCAGTTACGAGTTAAATGCCATCGACTATCTGCTAAAACCATTCTCGTACCCCCGGTTCCTGAAAGCCTGCCACAAGGCGCACGAGCAGTTACTGTTACGACAGGGAGGTAAGCTGCCGGTAGCTGATAGCATTTTTATTAAATCGGGCTATGAGCAAATTAAGATAGCCTTTGCCGATTTGCTTTACCTGGAGGGCGGCGGCAATTACATGAGTTTTATAATGACCGATGGGCGCAGCATCCTCTCGCGACTTACCATGGCCGATGCGCTGACTTTATTGCCTGCGGAGATCTTCGCGCGGGTGCACCGGTCGTATATTGTAAACAAAACCAAGATAGACCGCGTGGAGCGGCACCAGTTGCACATAGCAGGGCAGATGGTACCTATCGGCAGCGCTTTTGATAGTGGGGCGATATTGAAGTAGGTTGCCTTAGGCATTCCCAGTGCATGTGCCTTCACAAGCACCTTGCGGAGGGCGGCTTGTAAGGACACATGCCACAAAGATATCCGCTGTCGGTAGTCTCAGACTTCAGATATATATGTCCGTAGCCTGAGGCTACGGACAGTGGGGATAAAATCATGTAACACAATGTAACATAATTTTAATGAAAAAAATACTCAATTAATTGATTATCAATTTGTTAACTTTTAAAACGAGCAAAAACATGTTAACCTTTTTTTGCGCTTAATTTTATAGCTAATATTATTAATATCTTTAGGCATGAACCTTAAATGCCTTGTCGTTTTCTTTTCGCTTTTCAGCATAACGGCGCATGCGCAGCATTTACAAGGCAATGTTATTGATGGGCAAACCAACCAAACTATTCCCGGTGCTACAATCAGTATCGCAAGTAAAAATTTCTTTTACCCCGCAGATAACGATGGCAAGTTTGATATAAGCGACAGTCGTATACAATCTACCGATACCATCAGCATATCTTGTGTAGGCTATATCACGCAAAAAATGGTTGTGAGGGATTTTGGGCAGGAAACAGTAGTTAAGCTGCAGCCTTTTACAACCCAGCTTAAGGAAGTAAAAGTAGGCTATACAAAATCGCAAATTATAAACGTAGGCAGCAAGGTGAAATCATATTTCGGTACAGCTTCAATTTTGCCGGGTATGGAGATTGCCATGTTTATGCCGGGATCGGCAGGGGTAAAAGGCATCATACAAACCGCTGAATTTTACCTGCGTGAGGGGAATTTGTTTACTGGTGCTAAGGGAGATGTTACAGCGCCCTTCAGGGTGCGGTTATATAGTGTGGGGGCCGATGGTAAACCGGGTAAGGAATTGATCAGCGATGTGATCATTGTATCGGCTAAAAAGAAGAACGACTGGTTTGTGGTGGATATTTCCCGCTACCAGGTTGAAAATCCGGGTAGCGGGTTCTTTGTATCTTTTGGTTTGCTGGATGCCCGGTATTACCAGGTAAACAGCAAATACAGGGGCATATTTAGCAGTAGTGCGGATATTAAAACTCCACGGCTTAGTTTTACCGAAAAGGAGTTTAAAGAGGTGTTATCCTATCACGGCAGCAGCAACGGGTCATGGCATCCCACAAGTGCCAATTACCTGATCAGGGCTACCATAGCCGCCGATGCGTATTAGTTAATAGCAGTCAGGTCTACCGTAAATACCAGTACCGAATTGGCCGGGATAGAGCCGGTAACGTTGTTGGCATAACCCAGGCCCGATGGAATGATCAGCAGGATGCGGCCGCCAACGTTAATATGCGGGATACCCAGCGTCCAGCCGCGAATTACCGCGCCCAGGGATGTTTTAAAGCCGTTTGAGGCATCAAACTGGTTACCATTTAATAATTTACCTACATAGTTAACAGTAACGGTAGAGGTTGTGGTAGGATAATTGCCTGTGCCGGGAGTGATTACTTGGTAGTATAAGCCCGATGGGTCTTTTACCACGTTGGTAAGGCCGCCTGCTTTTACATAAGCCTGTATATCCGAATCATCTTTGGCGGCTTGTGCCGAGGCATCAAAATCGTCGCTTTTTTTGCATGATGACAGACCGGCTACCACCACTAAAAGAATCATTAAGTATTTTTTCATCAATGTATAAACTGTTATTTGGGATAAAAATTATATGTCCTTTTAACTAATCTCCAATCACTAATTCACTGTTCTTATCTTCAGCTCCGCCATTTGCGCTTCGGCAATGGTTGATGGCGAATCGATCATCACATCGCGGCCCGAGTTGTTTTTTGGGAAGGCGATCACATCGCGGATAGAATCCAACCCGGCGAAGATCGATGCAAGCCTGTCGAACCCGAAGGCGATACCACCATGCGGCGGCGCGCCAAATTCAAAGGCATCCATCAAAAAGCCAAATTGCTTTTGCGCCTCCTCTGGCGAGAAACCCAGGTGCTTAAACATCAGCGATTGCAGTTTGCGGTCGTGGATACGGATAGATCCGCCGCCAATTTCGGTACCGTTGATCACCAAATCGTAAGCGTTGGCACGCACAGCGCCCGGGTTGCTATCCAGCAGGTCGATATCTTCAGGCTTTGGCGATGTGAATGGGTGGTGCATGGCATGGTAGCGGCTGGTTTCTTCGTCCCACTCCAGCAGCGGGAAATCAACCACCCACAGCGGCGCGAATTTGTTTTTATCGCGCAGGCCAAGGCGACTGCCCATTTCCAAACGTAGTTCGTTCATTTGCTTGCGCACCTTATCGGTGCCGCCGGCCAACATCAGTATCAAATCGCCCGGCTCAGCGTTAAAGGCGGCTGCCCAGTTAGTTAGGTCATCCTCGCCATAAAACTTATCAACCGATGATTTCAACGTGCCATCGGGCTGGTAGCGGCAGTAGATCAAACCGGTAGCGCCAATTTGCGGGCGCTTCAGCCATTCGGTCAATTCGTCCAGTTGCTTGCGGGTATATTCGGCACAACCTTTGGCATTGATACCCAACACCAGTTCGGCATTGTCGAAAACGCCAAAGTTTTTGCCCTTCACCAGGCCGTTCATCTCTACAAATTCCATCCCAAAGCGCAGGTCGGGTTTATCCGATCCGTACAGGCGCATGGCATCAGCATAATCCATCCTTGGGAAATCATCCAGTTGGATGCCCTTAACATGGTTAAACAGGTGGCGGGTCATGCCCTCAAAAATATTCAGGATATCTTCCTGCTCAATGAATGACATCTCACAGTCTATCTGTGTAAACTCCGGCTGGCGGTCGGCGCGCAAATCCTCATCGCGGAAGCATTTAACGATCTGGAAGTAACGATCAAAACCGCTCACCATCAGCAATTGCTTAAAAGTTTGTGGCGATTGTGGCAGGGCGTAAAATTCGCCCGGATTCATGCGGCTTGGCACCACAAAGTCGCGCGCACCTTCCGGGGTCGATTTGATCAGCACCGGGGTCTCTACCTCAATAAAGTCAAGATCGCTCAGGTAGCGGCGCACCTCTTGCGCCATTTTATGGCGCAGCACCAGGTTGTTGCGTATCGGGTTACGGCGCAGGTCTAAGTAGCGGTATTTAGCGCGCAGTTCTTCACCGCCGTCGGTTTCGTCTTCTATCAAAAACGGCGGGATCTTCGATTCGTTCAGGATGTCGATATCTGTAACAGCGATCTCAATATCGCCGGTAGCCATTTTAGGGTTCTTGCTGGTACGCTCTAACACGGTACCACTTACGCGAATCACAAATTCGCGGCCCAGGCTGCGGCTTTTATCGCGCAGGGTAGCTTCGGTATCGGTATTTAAAACCAACTGGGTTAAACCATAACGGTCGCGCACGTCTATAAACGTGGTACCGCCCAAATCGCGCGATTTTTGCACCCATCCGCATAAAGTTACAGACTGGCCTAAGTTGCTGATATTTAATTGGCCGCAATTGTGTGTACGTAGCAT comes from Mucilaginibacter mali and encodes:
- a CDS encoding TlpA disulfide reductase family protein; amino-acid sequence: MKNLYVTLLLALVFSGSHGQSFTLKGHVTMADSLIIIFTNGIGKIDTIQPKAGYFEAHGTIEHPDMYTMLFQNKHNMRQYVKEDMFIEGGNITVECDFKKKMLNYKLENDKTDKAYIEYWKRFSPLVRVARMTIDSSYLPGKTADEKKTYAAVYKRVCEVENDVARQFVKENTNNILGAFVCSSSLRSLPVDELEAIYNRFDPLMKNTRFLKAVADKIKGTRAAVTGNQAPLFTQNGVDGKPLSLANYKGKYVLVDFWASWCGPCRAENPNLVAAYAQYKNKNFSILGVSLDEDKKAWMKAIKDDKLTWDHVSDLKGWQNEAVKMYAVGAVPQNFLIDPQGKIIAQNLRGEELKATLEKLVK
- a CDS encoding TlpA family protein disulfide reductase, coding for MKKIIIILTIIITALQSFAQFKISGRVMHPTKGDSLTLNLPFVYGFYHEDNISIPVDKSGRFSINIPVKGQKFGTISWQGASSTVLLTPGRQLTLLLDTGGKFKTFGGTAGGENRLLNATKLAEVSFITKGSRQTSPYAKLSNVEIKEQVVKPWLALRDEHLQMVQAAKLSAHDKALIASEIKYHTLVELDYFARGIMNTPKQQVADLLLDIFDGVKPEPEVFPAGPQYYLYAGAYLSYMETKVFSQHSPNDEQGKRAFLDLYKISLDSATALVKQNGKPYIKWYLLKEYFSRKVAEQYLAQAIYTQWHDKDLSHVEPMMRDMQAYFPASKYLPVLHKKVDALNIALKQNELNKQIQVFAGYEKVNSVYDVISTLKGKVVYLDIWGTWCPACKDDLKYVPKLKARFKDKNVVFVYLDMDDDVKDAQWKTFIKVNGLTGIHLRKNKEDIQKFWDELIIDKKKQSLYPTCFIFDKNGKLVQPEALRPPDEAALYAQIEKYL
- a CDS encoding LytR/AlgR family response regulator transcription factor translates to MIKAIAVDDEPLALEVIRSHAARVPFLQVDAYFTNAFEAIDYMAKHTADLLFLDIKMPDISGLELAEGLQHKPLIIFTTAYAEHAVTSYELNAIDYLLKPFSYPRFLKACHKAHEQLLLRQGGKLPVADSIFIKSGYEQIKIAFADLLYLEGGGNYMSFIMTDGRSILSRLTMADALTLLPAEIFARVHRSYIVNKTKIDRVERHQLHIAGQMVPIGSAFDSGAILK
- a CDS encoding carboxypeptidase-like regulatory domain-containing protein codes for the protein MNLKCLVVFFSLFSITAHAQHLQGNVIDGQTNQTIPGATISIASKNFFYPADNDGKFDISDSRIQSTDTISISCVGYITQKMVVRDFGQETVVKLQPFTTQLKEVKVGYTKSQIINVGSKVKSYFGTASILPGMEIAMFMPGSAGVKGIIQTAEFYLREGNLFTGAKGDVTAPFRVRLYSVGADGKPGKELISDVIIVSAKKKNDWFVVDISRYQVENPGSGFFVSFGLLDARYYQVNSKYRGIFSSSADIKTPRLSFTEKEFKEVLSYHGSSNGSWHPTSANYLIRATIAADAY
- a CDS encoding FKBP-type peptidyl-prolyl cis-trans isomerase, which encodes MKKYLMILLVVVAGLSSCKKSDDFDASAQAAKDDSDIQAYVKAGGLTNVVKDPSGLYYQVITPGTGNYPTTTSTVTVNYVGKLLNGNQFDASNGFKTSLGAVIRGWTLGIPHINVGGRILLIIPSGLGYANNVTGSIPANSVLVFTVDLTAIN